In Leucobacter denitrificans, the genomic window AGAGGCTCGCGCCGAAGCGCAGGCCGCCGCGAACGCGTTTGGGTAGTTGCTCGGCGGGTACGATAGACCCATGAGCGAAACGACGCCGCGCGAAACGAGCCAGGGCGGCAGCCCACTCGTGGGCATCATCATGGGATCCGACTCCGACTTTTCGGTGATGAGTGACGCGGTGCAGATGCTGCGCGAGTTCGGCATCGCGCACGAGGTCGAGGTGGTGAGCGCGCATCGCACCCCCGACAAGATGGTCACCTACGCGCGCGAGGCGGCGGATCGGGGCCTCAAAGTCATCATCGCCGGTGCAGGTGGTGCCGCGCACCTACCCGGCATGGTTGCTTCGATGACAACGTTGCCTGTGATCGGGGTTCCCGTGCCGCTCGCGAAGCTCGACGGGCTCGATTCGCTGCTGTCGATTGTGCAGATGCCGGGCGGAATCCCCGTTGCGACGGTGTCGATTGGTGGTGCGAAGAACGCGGGCATTCTGGCTGCGCGGGTGCTTGGCGCGAGCGATCCACAACTGCGCGCGAAGCTCGATGCATATGCGCAAGGCCTCACCGACATGGTGGAAGAGAAGAACGCGGCGCTCAAGGCACGCGTTGCCGCCAGCGAATAGGCGTGAACGCCACACCCGACTTCACGTCTGACGTCCCTGACCGGCGGTTTCAGCAAGGCGGCCGCGCCTACAAGCGCACACTCATCGCACTATTCTGCGCGGGTCTCGCGAACTTCGCGCTCATGTATGCTCCGCAGCCGCTGCTGCCAGAGCTCGCAACCCGATTTCAGGTCAGCGCCGACGCCTCATCGTGGGTCATCGGCGCCACGACGATCGGGGTCGCGCTCGGCGTGCTGCCGCTCGCGAGGCTATCTGACCGCGTTGGCCGGGTGCGCCTCATGCGGTGGGCACCTACATCGCGGGCACCACGGTCGGTGGGCTCGCGGGGCGCATTGTGGCGGCGATGGTCGCCGACTGGTGGTGCCTAAATGCGGGGCAGCTCGCGATCGTAGCGTGTGCCGCGCTCGCGACAGCGGTATATCTCGCGACGATGCAGCCCACGGTCGTGGATCGCAGCTCGTCACTTCCGTTCTGGTCGGCTCTCGCCGCGAACCTGCGAAACCCCGGCGTTATGGTGCTCGTCGCGCAAGCGTTCTTGCTGATGGGCGGGTTCGTCGCGACCTACAACTACATCGCCTTCCGGCTCGAGGCCGAACCGTTCGGGCTGAGCCTCGCCCAGGTGTCGTGGCTGTTTCTCGCGTACCTGGCGGGCACGGTGTCATCGCGGGTGGTTTGGCGATTCGCAGCGGATCGAAACCCAACCTTCACCCTGTTCGTCGTGCTCGGCCTCATGCTCGGGGGTCTCGCGCTCACGCTGATCGAGTCGCTCATCGCGATCATGGTCGGCATCGTCATCTACACGGCGGCGTTCTTTGCCGCGCACTCGATCGCTTCGGGGCTCATCGACCGTCGCGCCACTCGCGCTGGAGTGAGCCTCGCGCCGCCACTGTATTACCTCGGGTACTACGCCGGGTCGAGCGTGCTCGGCTGGGTTGGTGGCGTCGCCTTTTTGAACACAGGGTGGATCGGCGGCTGGGTCGGGACCGTCACGATGGTAGCGGCGACGATCATACTGACCGGAGTGCTTGCGGGGTTGGCTGAGAGGTTTGCGAAGCCCTAGATCGTGGCGTGGGTTTCCCACAACTGCCAGGCGACGCCCTCCCAGGAGAAGGTGCGGCCCCGATCCGCTGCTTGCACGGTGAGCCGCTCAAACTCGCTCGTACCGTCGCCGGGGCTCGCGATAAAGAGGCGCGAGAGCGCGCTGGCAAAACCAACCGGGTCTGACTCGGCGAGGCCACCGTCGAGCACGAGCTCACCCGTCGCGTCGACGCCGGCGTGCAGCACCGGAACCTTCGACATGAGCGCCGCGATAACCGGGTAACCGGTTGCGGCGAACGACTGCGGCTGCAGCATGAGGCTTGCGCCTGAGATGACAGCACCCGCGTCGCGCAGATCGTCGGCGGCCACCACAGTGATGCGGTTGCGTAGACGCTCTGGAATACGGCTCGCGAGCTCGGAGGTGGGTGCCTGCCCCTTGCCCTGCACCACCGGATCGAGGCCGGTGATGACCACAACGTGTGGGAGCGTGGAGTCGGCCTCGAGAGCGTTGTAGACCCAGTGCAGCCGGCCCGCTTCGTCGTTGTTTGCCGTGGTGACCATATAACGCTCGGGTAGACCGAGGCGCGCGCGTCTCGCGGCAGAGTCGACGCCGGCAAGCAACACGTTCGGGGCAACCGGTGGAATCACCTGCACGGGCAAGTTGTACCCGTACATGTTCTGCAGCAGCGACGCGGTTGAGTGAGAGGTCGTCACGATAATGTCGGCGAACCTCACGGCCCGTTTCACGAACGCGCGAACCAGCCGCGCCTGTGCGGGTGAAAGCAGCTCGGGTGCCTCCCACGCGAGCGCGTGGGGCACAGTGACGGTCGACTGGGTGCCGTCGTCGTCGCTCCGAGCACGCAGCGGCATCATCGGGGTGATCGAGTGGGTCATTTCGCCGTCGAGCGGCCTCGCGGTCGCGTTCGACTGCCAGAGAATTGGCAGCGAACTCGCACGCATGGGCAGCACCTCGACAGCGATCTTCGGCGAAGCGAACTCGGGTGCGTGGCTGCCGCGGGCGAGAAGAAATCGCGCGCTACAACTGCGGGGAGCCGTGCTGGCGATGGCATTGACCAGGTCGTGTGCGCCCGCAAAATGCATCGGAGCTTCCCAATCGGGGAAGGGTTCGGCGATGAGG contains:
- the purE gene encoding 5-(carboxyamino)imidazole ribonucleotide mutase, which codes for MSETTPRETSQGGSPLVGIIMGSDSDFSVMSDAVQMLREFGIAHEVEVVSAHRTPDKMVTYAREAADRGLKVIIAGAGGAAHLPGMVASMTTLPVIGVPVPLAKLDGLDSLLSIVQMPGGIPVATVSIGGAKNAGILAARVLGASDPQLRAKLDAYAQGLTDMVEEKNAALKARVAASE
- a CDS encoding MFS transporter, encoding MNATPDFTSDVPDRRFQQGGRAYKRTLIALFCAGLANFALMYAPQPLLPELATRFQVSADASSWVIGATTIGVALGVLPLARLSDRVGRVRLMRWAPTSRAPRSVGSRGALWRRWSPTGGA
- a CDS encoding mannosyltransferase, with amino-acid sequence MATLSLIAEPFPDWEAPMHFAGAHDLVNAIASTAPRSCSARFLLARGSHAPEFASPKIAVEVLPMRASSLPILWQSNATARPLDGEMTHSITPMMPLRARSDDDGTQSTVTVPHALAWEAPELLSPAQARLVRAFVKRAVRFADIIVTTSHSTASLLQNMYGYNLPVQVIPPVAPNVLLAGVDSAARRARLGLPERYMVTTANNDEAGRLHWVYNALEADSTLPHVVVITGLDPVVQGKGQAPTSELASRIPERLRNRITVVAADDLRDAGAVISGASLMLQPQSFAATGYPVIAALMSKVPVLHAGVDATGELVLDGGLAESDPVGFASALSRLFIASPGDGTSEFERLTVQAADRGRTFSWEGVAWQLWETHATI